Proteins from one Phycisphaerae bacterium genomic window:
- a CDS encoding plasmid pRiA4b ORF-3 family protein — protein sequence MATKRTRSKQTVRTGGTVHQLKITLLEVDPPIWRRVLAPSEITLGELNFILQAAMGWTNSHLHQFTIDGVEYSDPRFEMDDADDEFAVTLAEVAPAERLRFNLLYDFGDGWDHEVVVEKILPREADQRLPCCLAGERARPPEDCGGPWGYQDFLEAIGDPKHEEHDAMLEWVGGAFDPEAFDLAALNKRLPEEIKLMASWR from the coding sequence ATGGCCACGAAGCGAACCCGCTCCAAACAGACGGTTCGAACCGGAGGCACTGTCCACCAGCTGAAAATTACCCTGCTTGAGGTCGATCCCCCGATCTGGCGTCGGGTGCTAGCCCCGTCGGAGATCACCCTGGGCGAATTGAACTTCATCCTGCAGGCGGCCATGGGTTGGACGAACAGCCACCTCCATCAGTTCACGATCGACGGTGTGGAGTACTCCGATCCGCGGTTCGAGATGGACGACGCGGATGACGAGTTTGCCGTGACACTTGCGGAGGTCGCTCCGGCGGAACGCCTGCGATTCAATCTGCTTTACGACTTCGGCGACGGCTGGGACCACGAGGTCGTCGTCGAGAAGATCCTGCCCCGCGAAGCCGACCAGCGGCTCCCGTGCTGTCTCGCCGGAGAGCGAGCCCGCCCGCCCGAGGATTGTGGCGGCCCCTGGGGTTACCAGGACTTTCTGGAGGCGATCGGCGACCCGAAGCACGAGGAGCACGACGCCATGCTCGAGTGGGTGGGCGGGGCCTTCGACCCGGAAGCCTTCGACCTGGCCGCACTGAACAAGCGCCTGCCCGAGGAAATCAAGCTGATGGCCAGCTGGCGGTAG
- a CDS encoding sigma 54-interacting transcriptional regulator, with the protein MTRTLVSWVGHADLRALAAQLPTRERNALSEIVGAVPTDPDGPIKSLVRAERFDSIHLLSNYDSRWNKRFAAWIGRNCEVHRVSLRNPTDYAAIYESASNSLASLTTGGVNQDDELCIHLSPGTPAMTAIWVLLGKTQYPATFYQTHKGKSWVTEIPFDITLDLVPKLLRQPDAHFQHLAAKGPEEVEGFGSIVGNSKAIRLAVGRAQRAAIRSVPVLLLGESGTGKEMFARAIHAASSRRHGPFIAINCAAVPRELLEAELFGYAKGAFTGAVKSKPGAFEQADGGTLFLDEIGECDGAMQAKLLRVLQPTPESGPCDRVFRPVGATADKAADVRLISATNRDLANEVLENRFREDLFYRVAVITVSLPALRDRRSDVPLLAEHLMATINQQAMSDEPGYKDKCLSDSAKAFVKQHDWPGNVRQLYNALLQAAVMSETERIDRADLAAAVTDLPQQNRRDILELPLGGTFSLEKHLEFVHKHYLRRAMSEAGGKKTQAASLLGMKNYQTLDAQLKRLGVE; encoded by the coding sequence ATGACGCGAACCTTAGTATCGTGGGTCGGGCACGCGGACCTTCGGGCGCTCGCCGCTCAGCTGCCGACTCGCGAGAGAAACGCGTTGTCGGAGATTGTCGGAGCCGTTCCCACGGATCCAGACGGGCCGATCAAGTCACTGGTTCGCGCCGAACGTTTTGACTCGATCCATCTGCTAAGCAACTACGATTCTCGCTGGAACAAGAGGTTCGCCGCATGGATTGGTCGCAATTGTGAAGTGCACAGAGTCTCCCTCCGCAACCCGACGGATTACGCGGCCATTTACGAAAGTGCCTCGAACTCGCTTGCATCGCTGACAACGGGTGGCGTCAACCAAGACGACGAATTGTGCATCCACCTGAGCCCCGGCACACCGGCGATGACGGCGATCTGGGTCCTTCTCGGCAAGACACAGTACCCCGCAACCTTCTATCAAACACACAAGGGAAAGTCCTGGGTCACGGAGATCCCGTTCGACATCACCCTCGATCTTGTGCCGAAACTGCTAAGGCAACCGGATGCCCATTTTCAGCATCTGGCCGCGAAGGGTCCGGAAGAAGTCGAAGGCTTCGGCAGCATTGTGGGCAACAGCAAGGCTATTCGACTTGCGGTCGGCCGCGCACAGCGCGCTGCAATACGCAGTGTGCCGGTACTACTGCTCGGAGAAAGCGGAACCGGGAAGGAAATGTTCGCACGGGCGATTCACGCTGCGAGCTCCAGGCGACACGGCCCGTTCATCGCAATCAACTGCGCGGCGGTTCCACGTGAGCTGCTCGAAGCCGAATTGTTCGGATACGCCAAGGGTGCCTTCACCGGAGCGGTCAAGAGCAAGCCGGGCGCATTCGAGCAGGCAGACGGCGGGACGTTGTTTTTGGACGAAATCGGAGAGTGCGATGGGGCAATGCAAGCGAAGCTGCTTCGCGTTCTCCAGCCCACACCGGAATCGGGCCCGTGCGACCGCGTTTTTCGACCGGTCGGCGCGACGGCCGACAAAGCCGCCGATGTTCGGCTGATATCGGCGACCAATCGCGATCTTGCCAACGAGGTGCTAGAAAACCGATTCCGCGAGGATCTGTTCTATCGGGTTGCCGTCATCACCGTCTCACTTCCGGCCTTACGCGATCGCCGATCCGATGTCCCCCTGCTCGCGGAGCACTTGATGGCGACGATCAACCAGCAAGCGATGTCGGACGAACCGGGCTACAAGGACAAATGCCTTTCTGATAGTGCAAAAGCATTTGTGAAACAGCACGACTGGCCCGGTAACGTCCGGCAGTTGTACAACGCCCTTCTTCAGGCAGCTGTGATGTCCGAGACCGAGCGAATCGACCGCGCCGATCTCGCCGCCGCCGTCACGGACCTTCCTCAACAGAACCGCCGGGATATTCTCGAATTGCCCCTTGGAGGCACGTTTAGCCTCGAAAAGCACCTGGAATTCGTGCACAAGCACTATCTGCGGCGGGCAATGAGCGAGGCTGGCGGCAAGAAGACCCAAGCCGCGTCGCTGCTTGGAATGAAGAATTACCAGACGCTGGACGCACAGCTCAAACGGCTAGGAGTAGAGTGA
- a CDS encoding DEAD/DEAH box helicase family protein — MKSANFEFLRGRWKELAGLGGFAEHYVHPDPPSAAVKLRSYAEQIVELIWETARLPKLFQANLNDKLNNDTFREVVPRVVVSKLHALRIHGNKAAHGEKVTASTAQWLLREAFELGRWLLVASGAGSKDDCPDFIEPSPPSAKPSADQLKQEKRAVLEKLAAQEAEMLKLLAELEAAREAAQTAEASADELRSTLEAGTQAANVLDFTEEQTRHALIDSMLISAGWDVGRNRQSNSEVGQEIEVEHQPTDSGIGYADYVLYDEDEVTPLAVIEAKKTSKDAEAGRTQAKCYADGLEQMSGTRPVIFYTNGFDIWIWNDAEHEPPRKIFGFYSKDSLQYKHFQRQYPMAPSVVKPDAQIAGRLYQMEAINRVVERYAAKHSRALLVQATGTGKTRVAVSLCAALINAKRVRRVLFLCDRRELRKQAHNVFKRFLPGEPRVYVSATTAQDRDKRIYLATYPAMMKCFESFDVGFFDLIIADESHRSIYNRYRDLVRYFDGLCLGLTATPRSDLVSHNTYQLFGCDDGVPTAYFSYEDAINANPPYLSRFEVEKVTTPFLRKGIKYTEMTAKQREQLEEDEVMPEAIEFEQREVDKHIFNKDTNRKILRNLMEHGIRDASGTRVGKTIIFARNHNHAVLLQNLFDEMYPQYGGNFCRVIDNYDPRAEELIDDFKGEGKNPDLTIAISVDMLDTGIDVPEIVNLVFAKPVYSYIKFWQMIGRGTRLCEDLFGRGQNKSKFLIFDHWGNFEYFEEQYKAAEVSLPKSLPQRLFEARIRLAEAALQQQDTEAFDLTISLIRQDIADLPDKTIAVREHWKQIKIVEREELLRQFDAATKGVLFQEIAPLMQWRNVAGHEAAYKFDLNMCMAQKARLDNASRYGDLRDDLRNQIEQLQMNLSQVRARASAINEARSAAFWDNATVSDLERIRSELRGIMKYRQPSTTTAYQPKVIDVVEDDALIERKPHKVKLEGLDLAAYRARVEQVLKELFDENPTLQRIQRGEPVTDDDLRALNSLVLTQDPELDLSELTEYYPETAGHLDLAIRNIIGLDGAAVRRRFETFVQTHASLNSQQIRFLDMLQNHIASYGSITVDRLYEDPFTSLHSDGIDGVFTDEATIQELIDIIGAFNPAAQGGESE; from the coding sequence ATGAAATCGGCGAACTTCGAGTTTCTACGCGGCCGATGGAAGGAGCTCGCGGGCCTTGGCGGGTTCGCCGAGCATTACGTTCATCCTGACCCTCCAAGTGCCGCGGTCAAGCTTCGTTCCTACGCCGAGCAAATCGTTGAGCTTATCTGGGAAACCGCTCGTCTTCCAAAGCTCTTCCAAGCCAACCTTAACGATAAGCTGAACAACGATACGTTTCGAGAAGTCGTGCCGCGTGTTGTCGTGTCAAAGCTCCATGCGCTGAGAATCCACGGCAACAAGGCTGCGCACGGCGAAAAAGTGACCGCCTCGACCGCGCAGTGGCTCCTTCGCGAAGCCTTTGAGCTCGGGCGTTGGCTCCTCGTCGCATCAGGCGCCGGAAGTAAGGACGACTGCCCAGACTTCATTGAGCCATCACCGCCATCCGCCAAACCATCTGCCGATCAACTCAAGCAAGAAAAGCGTGCAGTGCTCGAGAAGCTTGCCGCACAAGAAGCGGAGATGCTAAAGCTCCTCGCCGAACTGGAAGCGGCGCGTGAGGCGGCCCAGACGGCGGAAGCCAGCGCTGACGAACTACGTTCCACACTCGAAGCCGGAACTCAGGCGGCAAACGTACTCGATTTCACCGAAGAACAAACTCGGCATGCGCTCATAGATTCCATGCTCATCAGTGCCGGCTGGGACGTCGGCCGAAACCGTCAGAGCAATTCGGAAGTAGGCCAAGAGATCGAAGTCGAGCATCAGCCCACCGACTCCGGCATCGGCTACGCCGACTATGTGCTCTACGACGAAGATGAAGTGACACCTCTAGCAGTAATCGAAGCGAAGAAGACATCCAAGGACGCTGAGGCCGGGAGGACCCAGGCCAAGTGTTATGCAGACGGTCTTGAGCAGATGTCAGGCACTCGACCTGTCATCTTCTACACCAACGGGTTCGACATCTGGATTTGGAACGACGCCGAACATGAGCCACCACGCAAAATCTTCGGCTTCTATTCCAAGGACAGCCTGCAGTACAAGCACTTTCAGCGACAGTACCCAATGGCCCCGTCGGTGGTCAAACCCGACGCGCAGATCGCGGGCCGACTCTACCAGATGGAAGCCATCAACCGCGTCGTGGAACGCTACGCAGCAAAACACTCCAGGGCTTTGCTCGTTCAGGCAACCGGTACCGGCAAAACGCGCGTGGCCGTGTCTTTGTGCGCGGCGTTGATTAATGCGAAGCGCGTCCGACGAGTTCTGTTCCTTTGCGACCGACGGGAGCTACGGAAACAGGCCCACAACGTGTTCAAACGGTTCTTGCCCGGCGAGCCGCGCGTCTACGTCAGCGCCACAACTGCCCAGGATCGCGACAAGCGCATTTACCTTGCGACCTACCCTGCCATGATGAAGTGTTTCGAGAGCTTCGACGTGGGCTTCTTCGATCTCATCATCGCGGACGAGTCCCATCGCAGCATCTACAACCGCTACCGGGATCTCGTTCGATACTTCGATGGCCTGTGCCTCGGGCTGACGGCCACGCCGCGAAGTGACTTGGTCTCACACAATACCTATCAGCTTTTCGGCTGCGACGACGGTGTTCCAACGGCCTACTTCAGCTACGAAGATGCAATCAATGCCAACCCGCCGTATCTGAGTCGGTTCGAGGTCGAGAAGGTTACGACGCCGTTCCTGCGCAAGGGCATCAAATACACCGAGATGACGGCCAAGCAGCGCGAGCAGCTCGAGGAAGACGAAGTGATGCCGGAGGCGATAGAGTTCGAGCAGCGTGAGGTTGACAAGCACATTTTCAACAAGGACACCAACCGTAAGATCCTTCGGAACCTGATGGAACACGGCATCCGTGACGCATCGGGCACGCGGGTCGGAAAGACCATCATCTTCGCGCGCAACCACAACCATGCCGTCTTGCTGCAGAACCTCTTCGATGAAATGTATCCACAGTATGGTGGAAACTTCTGCCGCGTGATTGACAACTACGATCCACGCGCCGAGGAGCTCATCGACGATTTCAAGGGCGAGGGCAAGAATCCGGATCTGACGATCGCAATTTCCGTCGACATGCTCGACACGGGCATCGACGTTCCCGAAATCGTAAACCTGGTGTTCGCCAAGCCGGTCTACTCGTACATCAAGTTCTGGCAGATGATCGGCCGGGGCACCCGTCTTTGCGAGGATCTCTTCGGGCGCGGCCAGAACAAGTCGAAGTTCCTCATCTTCGACCATTGGGGCAACTTCGAGTACTTCGAAGAACAGTACAAGGCCGCGGAGGTGAGCCTGCCGAAATCATTGCCTCAGCGACTCTTCGAGGCCCGCATCCGTTTGGCGGAAGCCGCGCTACAGCAGCAAGACACCGAGGCCTTCGACCTAACGATCTCGCTGATTCGGCAGGATATCGCCGACCTCCCCGACAAGACCATCGCCGTGCGCGAACACTGGAAGCAGATCAAAATCGTGGAACGCGAAGAACTGTTGCGCCAGTTCGATGCCGCAACCAAGGGAGTCCTTTTCCAGGAAATCGCTCCGCTCATGCAATGGCGAAATGTGGCGGGCCACGAGGCCGCGTACAAGTTCGATCTGAACATGTGCATGGCCCAGAAAGCCCGGCTGGACAACGCCAGCCGGTACGGCGACCTGCGGGACGATCTTCGCAACCAGATCGAGCAGCTTCAGATGAACCTCAGCCAGGTCCGCGCCAGGGCGTCGGCCATCAACGAAGCGCGCAGTGCCGCCTTCTGGGATAACGCGACTGTATCCGACCTTGAGCGAATCCGTAGCGAGCTGCGCGGAATCATGAAGTACCGTCAGCCGTCGACGACGACAGCCTACCAACCCAAGGTCATCGACGTCGTCGAGGATGACGCGCTGATCGAACGAAAGCCGCACAAGGTTAAGCTGGAAGGGCTCGATCTCGCGGCCTACCGCGCCCGCGTCGAGCAGGTTCTCAAGGAACTCTTCGATGAAAACCCGACACTGCAACGCATCCAACGGGGCGAGCCGGTCACCGACGACGATCTACGCGCGTTGAATTCACTTGTGTTGACCCAGGACCCCGAACTCGACCTTTCCGAGTTGACGGAGTACTACCCCGAGACCGCCGGCCACCTGGACCTGGCGATCCGCAACATCATCGGCCTGGATGGCGCCGCCGTCCGCCGGCGATTCGAGACGTTTGTGCAGACCCACGCGTCGCTGAACTCGCAGCAGATTCGTTTTCTAGACATGCTACAGAACCACATCGCCAGCTACGGCTCGATTACGGTCGATCGGCTTTACGAAGATCCGTTCACCTCGCTCCACAGCGACGGCATCGATGGCGTGTTCACCGACGAGGCGACGATCCAGGAACTCATTGACATCATCGGGGCCTTCAACCCGGCCGCGCAAGGAGGCGAAAGCGAATGA
- a CDS encoding SAM-dependent DNA methyltransferase, with protein MITGKLKSDINKLWDEFWTGGISNPLTVIEQITYLMFFRLLDLAAAREEKKAARTGKKATTPFNKKQQLLRWSQFKSLGGEEMLKRIRDEVFPHFRDMASEESTFGRYMKDAQLMIQKPSLLVSAVSMIDNLPLDKGDTKGDLYEYVLSKLTTAGINGQFRTPRHIIRLMVELVDPKPDETVGDPACGTGGFLVAAMTYLLEKYTSKAGRIEQLDEDGRPVKDDRGNPQYIYTGDKLEPYRKHIQRDMFHGFDFDATMLRIAVMNMMLHGVDNPSIDYQDALSNSFPERFPKTASDHFDVILANPPFKGSLDHSDVHSSLTGKIKTKKTELLFPTLMLRMLKDPGGRCAVIVPDGVLFGSSKAHRDLKQMLVDDNELHAVIKLPAGVFKPYAGVSTAILYFAKGGKTGDVFFYDVQADGLSLDDKRTPVDENDLPDVMAQWNRWSNGNGKKSFADRKNKAFFVPVSDIREAKYDLSINRYKEVVYEEPEFDPPKAILKRLAKLNEQEAKELAELEGMLK; from the coding sequence ATGATTACCGGCAAACTCAAGAGCGATATCAACAAGCTCTGGGATGAATTCTGGACTGGCGGCATCAGTAACCCGCTGACCGTCATCGAGCAGATCACCTACCTCATGTTCTTCCGGCTGCTCGATCTCGCGGCAGCCCGGGAAGAAAAAAAGGCAGCTCGCACCGGCAAGAAGGCAACAACGCCATTCAACAAGAAGCAGCAACTCCTTCGCTGGTCGCAATTCAAGAGCCTCGGCGGCGAGGAGATGCTCAAGCGCATCCGCGACGAGGTGTTCCCCCATTTTCGCGACATGGCCAGCGAGGAATCGACCTTTGGGCGTTACATGAAGGACGCCCAGCTGATGATTCAAAAGCCGAGTCTGCTCGTCTCGGCCGTCTCGATGATCGACAACCTCCCGCTCGACAAGGGCGATACCAAGGGCGATCTGTACGAATACGTCCTCAGCAAACTCACGACCGCCGGGATTAACGGCCAGTTCCGCACACCGCGCCACATCATCCGCCTCATGGTCGAACTGGTCGATCCCAAGCCGGACGAAACCGTTGGCGACCCGGCCTGTGGAACCGGCGGGTTTCTTGTCGCAGCCATGACCTATCTGCTGGAGAAATACACGTCCAAGGCCGGGCGCATCGAACAACTCGACGAAGACGGCCGACCGGTCAAGGACGATCGCGGCAATCCGCAGTACATCTACACCGGCGACAAACTTGAACCCTACCGCAAACATATTCAGCGCGACATGTTCCACGGCTTCGATTTCGACGCCACCATGCTGCGCATCGCCGTGATGAACATGATGCTCCACGGCGTCGATAATCCCAGCATCGACTACCAGGATGCGCTCAGCAACTCCTTTCCCGAGCGCTTTCCGAAGACGGCCTCCGACCACTTCGATGTCATTTTGGCCAATCCGCCGTTCAAGGGCAGCCTCGATCACAGTGACGTGCATTCGTCACTAACGGGCAAGATCAAGACGAAGAAGACCGAGCTGCTCTTTCCGACGCTCATGCTGCGCATGCTGAAGGACCCGGGCGGGCGATGTGCAGTTATCGTCCCGGACGGTGTCCTGTTCGGTTCGTCCAAGGCCCATCGCGATCTCAAGCAGATGCTCGTGGACGACAATGAGCTGCACGCGGTGATCAAGCTGCCGGCTGGCGTGTTCAAGCCCTACGCCGGAGTATCGACGGCCATTCTGTACTTCGCCAAGGGGGGTAAGACCGGCGACGTGTTCTTCTACGATGTGCAGGCCGACGGGCTCAGCCTGGACGATAAGCGCACGCCCGTCGACGAGAATGATCTTCCCGATGTGATGGCGCAGTGGAATAGGTGGAGTAACGGTAATGGCAAGAAATCGTTCGCCGATCGCAAGAACAAAGCGTTCTTCGTTCCGGTTTCGGATATCCGCGAAGCCAAATACGACCTTTCCATCAACCGCTACAAGGAGGTCGTCTACGAGGAGCCCGAGTTCGACCCGCCGAAAGCAATCTTGAAGCGATTGGCCAAGTTGAACGAACAAGAGGCCAAAGAGCTTGCTGAGCTGGAGGGAATGCTGAAGTGA
- a CDS encoding restriction endonuclease subunit S, giving the protein MMRMAALQDVTELNPSTPRELSERPELPVSFVPMTDVGEDGRLHNGQERPVGELLKGYTYFSEGDVLVAKITPCMQNGKAAHVTRLKNKHAFGSTEFHVLRPGPTLDGRYLFYMVWNPAFRHYAEQRFTGSAGQKRVPATAVAEFKIPIPFPNDAKRSLKEQKRIAEILDKADAIRQQRQEAAKLAGDLIPSLFYTTFDDWLRAPVEEMRRLGDEDLADIASGVTKGRRFNGQQTVIVPYIRVANVQDGYLDLSEIKTIEVLPSDVESLRLEHGDVLMTEGGDFDKLGRGTIWEHDVPDCIHQNHIFRVRCNRNLLLPLYFAHYIRSHLGKAYFLRCAKKTSNLATINKTQLRDLPVPLPPIALQKAFAKEVKGIRKIQGRHAEICYAGDDLFNSLAQRAFRGEL; this is encoded by the coding sequence GTGATGCGTATGGCGGCATTGCAAGACGTAACTGAGCTAAACCCTTCGACACCGCGGGAACTAAGCGAGCGCCCTGAGCTCCCTGTCAGTTTCGTGCCAATGACTGATGTCGGAGAGGATGGTCGTCTTCACAACGGCCAGGAGCGCCCAGTCGGCGAGTTACTGAAGGGCTATACGTACTTCTCTGAGGGCGACGTGCTAGTCGCGAAGATCACGCCGTGCATGCAAAACGGTAAGGCGGCGCACGTGACCCGGCTGAAAAACAAACACGCGTTCGGTTCGACCGAATTCCACGTTCTTCGTCCCGGCCCGACGCTTGACGGTCGATACCTCTTTTACATGGTCTGGAATCCAGCGTTCAGGCACTACGCCGAGCAGCGATTCACAGGCTCTGCGGGCCAAAAGCGCGTTCCCGCGACCGCAGTCGCGGAATTCAAGATCCCAATTCCATTTCCGAATGATGCGAAGCGCAGTCTAAAGGAGCAGAAGCGGATCGCGGAGATCCTCGACAAGGCCGACGCCATCCGGCAACAGCGCCAAGAAGCCGCCAAGCTGGCCGGTGACCTCATCCCGAGCTTATTCTACACGACCTTCGACGACTGGCTCCGTGCGCCTGTCGAAGAGATGCGCAGGCTCGGCGACGAAGATCTTGCGGATATCGCGTCCGGCGTTACGAAGGGGCGTCGATTCAATGGTCAGCAGACTGTCATCGTTCCCTACATCCGCGTCGCAAATGTACAGGACGGGTATCTCGACCTTTCGGAGATCAAGACAATAGAAGTCCTGCCATCCGATGTTGAATCGCTGCGGCTCGAACACGGCGATGTCCTTATGACAGAAGGTGGTGACTTCGATAAGCTCGGGCGTGGCACGATTTGGGAACATGATGTTCCCGATTGCATTCATCAGAACCATATCTTTCGCGTTCGGTGCAACAGGAACTTACTTCTGCCGCTGTACTTTGCGCATTACATCCGAAGCCACCTTGGCAAGGCGTATTTTCTCAGATGCGCAAAGAAGACATCGAATCTCGCGACCATCAATAAAACTCAGTTGCGAGACTTGCCTGTCCCGCTGCCTCCCATAGCCTTGCAGAAGGCATTTGCCAAAGAAGTGAAAGGCATCCGCAAAATACAGGGCCGCCACGCTGAAATATGCTATGCTGGCGATGACCTCTTCAACTCGTTGGCACAGCGGGCATTTCGGGGAGAGCTATGA
- a CDS encoding piwi domain protein, which yields MADDYQIQVNFLPIVGELPSFEVYRRLRKDPQEERPSSESMSHSLPVSGSDLEERASYWVSFTPTDSFERVPVEPSFNHDLTRALLFRCMRDAATQKLQSEEFHIPDRGFVDEISFVMARHREGQELLVVQPYYLRATGRFGYLVDFHFRLADDVPFSRRVQQLSLSLDRNFHRNLDYYVDRTSRIRAFLQTQKALLASLSVPGASVPMRISDEFVDLRAFRLRSRSYVFGAGRESRSQFVGLKEHGPMKPLETSPRLLFFFREQDRTAARKLAMSLRGSGGRERFAFPGFRALFKTDLTLDSDPIVLPDFSQAAMANALARVKEEDGLVLPVLVLPDDDENAYLTHKATFVHAGIPSQVCTLPVIQDDDTLKWSIANIALQIFCKAGGQPWKVRPTGEPSVIIGISQSHKLRRKDESITVEKYFAFSVMTDSSGLFQRIQILGEASDELSYLDQLRTSLAQVLAETSQRFSRVVIHTSFKLRHREMDAIHKTVAQAAGKTDRTQCRFAVVKVNHRHRFFGVNRAVNSLVPFEATAVRLGPGEYLVWFEGIFPDKPTVTKAFPGPTHLKFLRVSDDNAITDNELLQDLVNLSGANWRGFNAKSAPVSVFYCHLVANLVHDFHERGLPLPAVQDLRPWFL from the coding sequence ATGGCGGACGACTATCAAATCCAGGTCAACTTCTTGCCGATCGTCGGTGAACTGCCGAGCTTCGAGGTGTACCGCCGGCTCCGCAAAGATCCACAGGAAGAAAGACCAAGCTCCGAGAGTATGTCGCATTCGCTGCCTGTCTCGGGCTCAGACCTTGAAGAGCGAGCATCTTACTGGGTGAGCTTCACGCCCACGGATTCCTTCGAACGTGTTCCAGTGGAGCCCTCGTTCAACCACGACTTAACGCGCGCCTTGCTGTTCCGGTGCATGCGTGATGCTGCAACGCAGAAGCTCCAGTCGGAGGAGTTTCACATTCCAGATCGCGGTTTCGTGGACGAGATCAGCTTCGTCATGGCGCGGCATCGGGAAGGACAAGAGCTACTCGTTGTTCAGCCGTACTACCTGCGAGCGACAGGACGCTTTGGATATCTTGTAGACTTTCATTTCCGGCTCGCCGACGACGTTCCGTTCTCGCGCCGCGTACAGCAGTTGAGCCTCAGCCTGGATCGGAACTTTCATCGGAACCTGGACTACTACGTCGACCGAACAAGTCGAATTCGGGCATTCCTACAGACGCAGAAGGCCCTCCTCGCGTCGCTTTCTGTGCCAGGAGCTTCCGTGCCCATGCGGATCTCAGACGAATTCGTGGACTTGCGGGCATTCCGCCTGCGATCGCGTTCATACGTCTTCGGCGCCGGACGTGAATCGCGGAGCCAATTCGTGGGCCTGAAAGAGCACGGGCCCATGAAGCCGTTGGAAACATCGCCTCGGCTACTGTTCTTCTTTCGAGAGCAGGACCGCACCGCGGCACGGAAACTAGCAATGTCGCTACGCGGATCGGGTGGCCGGGAGAGGTTCGCGTTTCCCGGCTTTCGTGCCCTTTTCAAGACGGACCTAACGCTCGATTCAGATCCAATCGTGTTGCCCGACTTCTCCCAGGCAGCGATGGCTAACGCGCTCGCACGCGTCAAGGAAGAGGATGGCCTAGTGCTGCCCGTTCTTGTTCTGCCAGATGATGACGAGAACGCGTATCTGACGCACAAGGCCACGTTCGTGCATGCAGGAATACCGTCCCAGGTCTGCACGCTTCCCGTCATCCAAGATGACGACACGCTCAAGTGGTCGATCGCGAACATTGCGTTGCAGATCTTTTGTAAGGCCGGTGGACAACCCTGGAAGGTGCGCCCGACGGGTGAGCCTTCGGTTATCATCGGCATCAGCCAATCACACAAACTGCGCCGAAAAGACGAATCCATAACAGTCGAGAAGTACTTCGCGTTCTCCGTCATGACTGATAGCAGCGGGCTGTTCCAGCGGATCCAAATACTGGGGGAGGCGAGTGACGAGCTTTCGTACCTGGACCAGCTGCGAACCAGCCTCGCGCAGGTATTGGCGGAGACGTCGCAGCGCTTTTCCCGAGTCGTGATTCACACGTCGTTCAAGCTTCGCCACCGCGAGATGGACGCCATTCACAAGACTGTCGCTCAGGCGGCCGGCAAGACGGATCGCACTCAATGCCGTTTTGCCGTTGTCAAAGTCAATCACCGCCATCGGTTCTTCGGAGTCAATCGAGCGGTCAATAGCCTAGTACCGTTTGAAGCCACCGCTGTGCGGCTTGGCCCTGGTGAGTATCTTGTCTGGTTTGAGGGCATATTCCCTGATAAGCCTACCGTTACCAAGGCATTCCCGGGTCCTACGCACCTCAAGTTCCTTCGCGTCAGCGACGACAATGCGATCACGGACAATGAGTTGCTTCAGGACTTGGTCAATCTGTCGGGAGCGAATTGGAGGGGCTTCAATGCAAAAAGTGCTCCCGTCTCCGTGTTTTACTGTCACCTCGTTGCGAATCTCGTCCATGACTTCCACGAGCGTGGCCTGCCACTTCCGGCTGTCCAGGATCTGCGTCCGTGGTTCTTATGA